TAATCAGCGTCATTGATATAATGGCCGGGCTTGTCATCTCATATTATCAAGGGTGTGCCCCCGGCGGCATGACGGCGCTTATCTCGGTCTTTATGTTGTGTGTAGTTATAATTATACAAAGGCTGCGCCTTGTATTTGCAAGGCACAAGCATATGAAAGAAATTAGGCAATAATTAATGCCGCCGATTTTAAACCGGCGGCATTTTTTACATTGATGAACTTGAATATGAGCTTGCCTGACCGGATTGACTGGACTGACCTGACTGACCAGATTGTCCGGACTGACCTTGCTGGCCCTGCTTGCTTGCGCTCATGCCTGAAACTATCTGCGGGATCTTGTCGATAAGCTGGCTTGCACCCGCTGCGCTCATCGGCATCATAGAGACATCCTGATTGTCGATTACGATAACGGCCTCTGTGTTGAGCTTTGCACCAAGCCCAAGGGCACCGGAACCAGTTCCGGCCGGAGAAGAGGTGCTGCTCGTCTGCTGGCCTTTCATGCTCATATTGCCGCCGCCGTAACCGACTGTAACAGAAACTACAGGAAGGAATGTCTTATCGCCCTGTGTTACAGGTTTACCGATAACGCCCTCTTTTTGGGTGAAAGATTCAAGACTGCGAAACAAAGTGTCGACGCTTTCAGCCATACTCAACTGTTCCATATTCATCGCTCCTCATGGATTTTTTGATTGCAGCGTATTTGTTTGCAGCGTATGCTCTCAGAAGATTAACCAAGGATTTGCCAATGTTAAGCTGTGTCCCCGCATTGACAATAAGATAGTTGCTGAAAGGGAATAACTCCGGTGACTGATTGATATCAATGTCGAAATAGGAGCCTATAAGGCCCACTATCCCGCTGGCAATGCCCAAAGCGAAAGGATTATTAAGCCCGTAATGAGCGTCGACATAAGAATTGCTCAGTACGAGCGCGTGATAATAATCTGAAACCGAAAGATTCTTTCGCCTGCCTTGCCCTTTGCGGGGTTTGATTGCTTTTTTATACACCTGTTTGTCAAAAAGCTTTATTGAAAGCACCGGCTTGTAGTCTTCCACTTCCAATTTTGCCTTGAATACCGGCGACAGCCAGTGGACAAATACATCATAGAC
This DNA window, taken from [Clostridium] cellulosi, encodes the following:
- a CDS encoding hypothetical protein (Family membership); protein product: MEQLSMAESVDTLFRSLESFTQKEGVIGKPVTQGDKTFLPVVSVTVGYGGGNMSMKGQQTSSTSSPAGTGSGALGLGAKLNTEAVIVIDNQDVSMMPMSAAGASQLIDKIPQIVSGMSASKQGQQGQSGQSGQSGQSSQSGQASSYSSSSM
- a CDS encoding putative membrane protein (Hypothetical protein): MYFLFFILIVLALFVLLMFYVPADIKAKINTDNNVYDVFVHWLSPVFKAKLEVEDYKPVLSIKLFDKQVYKKAIKPRKGQGRRKNLSVSDYYHALVLSNSYVDAHYGLNNPFALGIASGIVGLIGSYFDIDINQSPELFPFSNYLIVNAGTQLNIGKSLVNLLRAYAANKYAAIKKSMRSDEYGTVEYG